In Babylonia areolata isolate BAREFJ2019XMU chromosome 19, ASM4173473v1, whole genome shotgun sequence, a single window of DNA contains:
- the LOC143294214 gene encoding ceramide synthase 5-like: MVEKQLSTAPHNPALETEYSREKSPSDETLERLSKQTDLRVRQIERWFRIRRNQDRTPVLKKFCESSWRCTYYAVIFCYGLYTLWDKPWLWDTSYCWKGWPEHHVSNDVYWYYSVQAGFYMALSLSLFTDHKRKDFTEMIVHHFATLGLMFLSWMVNFTRVGTLVLLVHDCVDPIMEAAKMAKYVKKETLCTSLFVCFMLTWVLTRMMLFPFRIIRSTLFESGPYTGEFYMYYTFNVLLIVLQVLHIIWFYFILLIAKDGLFEGQLKKDSRSSDESVSEDDDAQTGIKGTVMEAAADKNGLKMLDQNGLSAHKISRK; this comes from the exons ATGGTAGAGAAACAGCTGAGCACT GCTCCGCACAATCCTGCCCTTGAAACGGAATACTCTCGGGAGAAATCACCTAGCGATGAAACACTTGAG AGACTGTCCAAACAAACAGACTTGAGGGTGCGCCAGATTGAACGGTGGTTTAGAATTCGTCGGAACCAGGACAGGACACCAGTGCTGAAGAAATTTTGTGAATCCAG CTGGAGGTGTACTTACTATGCTGTGATATTTTGCTATGGACTTTACACTCTGTGGGAC AAACCATGGCTGTGGGACACCAGCTATTGCTGGAAGGGTTGGCCAGAACAT cATGTGAGCAACGATGTGTACTGGTACTACTCAGTGCAAGCAGGATTCTACATggcgctgtcactgtcactgttcacCGATCACAAACGGAAG GATTTCACGGAGATGATTGTGCACCACTTCGCCACCTTGGGGCTGATGTTTCTGTCGTGGATGGTGAACTTCACCCGTGTTGGCACTCTGGTGCTGCTGGTGCATGACTGTGTGGACCCCATCATGGAA GCAGCCAAGATGGCAAAATACGTGAAGAAAGAGACCCTGTGCaccagtctgtttgtctgcttcatGCTGACTTGGGTGCTGACTCGTATGATGCTCTTTCCCTTCAG GATCATCCGCAGCACTCTGTTTGAGTCAGGACCTTACACAGGGGAGTTCTACATGTACTACACTTTCAACGTCCTCCTGATCGTACTGCAAGTACTGCACATCATCTGGTTCTACTTCATCCTGCTGATCGCCAAAGATGGGCTGTTTGAAGGccag CTGAAAAAGGATTCTCGCAGTAGCGACGAAAGCGTGTCAGAGGATGATGACGCTCAAACTGGAATCAAAGGAACGGTTATGGAAGCAGCCGCTGACAAAAATGGCCTGAAAATGCTGGATCAGAATGGACTATCTGCTCACAAGATCTCCAGGAAGTAG